One genomic segment of Drosophila melanogaster chromosome 3L includes these proteins:
- the jv gene encoding javelin, isoform D: MGNGYFRTSQTSSSSRQREKRGKDSYSYQHNYVDRVRLEDTTGGHYHNNQHQQTTHDPRCPQLRAAGWRHTHKSVSHLDLATSCHDAAGTGLGRHSQQLHHHHSNQVNQHHHQQQQSHHHLQHANLHSHHPHAQPHWTQCRVGGAGSGNGQLRNARSLDYTQLEREENALDIAEFYWRFDAEAPLDQVDSYAVLPINDNFEPSAATSTAVGSKETTTTVANKANGSATTNATTAAANALLDILGSESCSLRRSRSLAVIREETFSDLQIGSANSSRRRSQLIPRARLVNRGFFRESPRSRHKFQFKQFKKKPPAKLLRLNGKPNQATLVGEQPADQPTADDTQSQRSNSATCDSHQQQQQQQHQPQQQHQQQQHRLSGESRDFDVYYDNLKRLDALALNLSEQLHPWHNDKSDLESLNSDYFKNSLHQNHLDQQQPSSLEFEALEQVAASLLKERPRIYQSRRQQQKRNNHHSNCLQRHLDTGGESCPEHSQSSVFPETTTSNSDDQTDSPSLSEQEYDLTHIEEIYQQGNNGEESYEIISLTTTTRTRFESSEEGEEEQTGEEVVDSLTTPTEPQTSDSESTLRQNHNEQLDKLIAYDSVYLSSEDSSDCTLVGESCESFEQRTFTSCGESGELETRSLLHISIEDTVYEPQAKQHKKATNQEDQPAPLLTTTAKVEAQIFTQVLKVEHTPKPNILAVVEKRKLKQEEVKHQPPELKRQATDSFVVTANKSNLAENQYHSLPDVNIGVSLKVCESIDKELRSSYNQQRQQQRKEAKKEQQVTRAETYDSIRRFGRAHQKARQREYQEREREREKEASAALQEKDKEREREKPKINKEFSAQERQIEVKETTKSQDIIKEKEQVSRKEEAEDDEEEEPLPPPPPPLTEESQQEDTVADVEEEDNLSVSISQPEQPKEAPVIEVANFSKLIERRAQEIRERQEQIKPSFQIIVTDAQNNIIQKEAIQENKETSQRIEPKPSPKTNSNSSSTCNLVQRPLRRSVSSSSGKPLEHRILSTGAPIYKARPVRVLPSSSSDSSFSRGKMSRPQILHVVDGRGGVAGGGAGGTLRRRSSARSIASTISSPGGEVANEYLQKVDAVRCYWNKLAGNEPETLKTEQPAKETQPGIHFQLGGETTTQGTDKSAVGNDFCSMMPHPSIEIVELGEGAQKATIVKAAPEREEDPDEDQDQFDHIRYKVLKSQQLIRNNFLSTRNKKEAQFDGLIQYLQEYSFQELLSNNNVVIVEPVRTKIERPLQVGINSGSTTTPTTVPPPKPPRVVNASASQPRKTRQKQTGGAAAKRHFFYQPVRVNRELYEDELPDPDTVRNVRRFFEQNVLPTPGQGLLVQSQQKFGGSACQLSPKSRRARGYRYLTIDTSYGGAEEQPKGMEMLEEHKAKHWDNASLSSGISSGVLSSPCGEYHHQESPVMACKDVHVQDVVRRHNSNAANAKARAKFASRRTWCMGAGGPGANESLYRQIYENNLGNSEQQENGEHLEEEDDEQDDQYEDDVEQDMCENYYVSNDVLAKIRECGSTVTYYGGRVLDKTATSTAAPSTKTTQPMTGSATRSRIRQIEACNVCLPSERCEHRLQTKQAAAKQQQDSYQGIKFKLVKSNSCSSRLELAGTGEDEVTADSEVVRKMVHHFEANQTTASNDVQVTINSQSQITSTKKEPEEDVPRRQVTVNNHINVLGDTMPQASQEKAENFNGRPEENGYGAVETVPTYESQAMNIRLDATENKNILQTAAATAAANKVCRNKNVDLAYTLVKTTTNSPKGKPIEAPRQKIGKQLREVEENVEKAAVTKATIKLTKGAPSQIIVPVDIHSQASIVAHTAPIPERRLSNASSSNSVVDKTVVRHYVANDKSIYERRKYDEIEFEEFEVYDPSKEPPPQVEEGTDKIPTDAELYDSLDDKM; this comes from the exons ATGGGCAACGGATATTTTCGAACGTCACAaacgtcgtcgtcgtcacGCCAGCGGGAAAAGCG AGGCAAGGACAGCTATAGCTATCAGCACAATTACGTGGATCGGGTGCGTTTAGAGGATACCACTGGTGGACATTACCACAACAATCAGCACCAGCAAACCACACACGATCCGAGGTGTCCGCAGTTGAGAGCCGCTGGCTGGAGACACACGCACAAATCCGTTTCCCATCTCGACTTGGCCACCAGCTGTCATGATGCAGCTGGAACTGGCTTAGGTCGCCACTCGCAGCagctgcaccaccaccacagcaATCAGGTGAatcagcaccaccaccagcagcagcagagtcACCACCATTTGCAGCACGCCAACTTGCACTCCCACCATCCACACGCCCAGCCCCACTGGACGCAGTGCCGGGTGGGCGGGGCCGGAAGCGGAAACGGGCAGCTGAGGAACGCCCGATCGCTGGACTACACGCAACTCGAGCGGGAGGAGAACGCCTTGGACATCGCCGAGTTCTATTGGCGATTCGATGCGGAAGCTCCGCTCGACCAAGTCGATAGCTACGCGG TACTACCAATCAATGACAACTTTGAGCCTTCGGCTGCAACATCAACGGCTGTAGGATCAAAGGAGACAACCACCACAGTAGCCAACAAGGCAAATGGTAGTGCCACCACCAACGCAACCACTGCCGCTGCAAACGCCCTGCTGGACATTTTGGGCAGCGAATCGTGCAGCTTGAGAAGATCGCGCAGTTTGGCCGTAATACGTGAGGAGACATTTAGCGACCTGCAAATTGGATCGGCCAACAGCAGTCGTCGCCGATCGCAGCTAATACCGCGTGCCCGGCTCGTTAATCGCGGATTTTTCCGTGAATCGCCCCG GTCTCGGCACAAATTTCAGTttaaacaattcaaaaaaaagCCGCCAGCCAAATTGTTGCG ATTGAACGGCAAACCGAATCAGGCGACCTTGGTGGGTGAGCAGCCAGCGGATCAGCCTACGGCGGATGACACCCAGAGCCAGAGAAGCAACTCGGCCACTTGCGATtcgcatcagcagcaacaacagcagcagcaccagccgcagcagcaacatcaacagcagcaacatagGCTTAGTGGAGAATCGCGTGACTTTGATGTCTACTATGATAATCTGAAACGCTTGGACGCCTTGGCTTTGAATCTGAGTGAGCAATTGCATCCTTGGCACAACGACAAGAGCGACTTGGAGAGCTTGAACTCGGATTACTTCAAAAATTCATTGCATCAGAACCATCTGGATCAACAGCAACCATCATCCCTGGAATTCGAAGCTCTCGAACAGGTGGCAGCTAGTTTGCTAAAGGAAAGACCAAGGATTTATCAATCAaggcggcagcagcaaaaaaGGAATAACCATCATTCCAACTGCCTGCAACGACACCTCGACACTGGGGGAGAATCGTGTCCAGAACACAGTCAGAGTAGTGTTTTCCCAGAGACTACAACCAGTAACTCAGATGATCAGACCGATAGTCCATCGCTATCGGAACAGGAATACGACTTAACCCACATTGAGGAGATCTACCAGCAGGGTAACAACGGTGAGGAGAGCTACGAGATCATAAGTCTTACGACCACAACAAGGACACGTTTCGAGAGCAGTGAGGAGGGCGAGGAGGAGCAAACTGGAGAGGAAGTTGTGGACAGTCTGACCACGCCCACGGAACCACAGACCAGCGATAGTGAGAGCACCTTAAGGCAAAACCACAACGAACAGTTGGACAAACTAATAGCTTATGATTCTGTTTACCTCTCCTCAGAAGATAGTTCAGATTGTACTTTAGTTGGCGAAAGTTGCGAGTCCTTCGAGCAGAGAACTTTCACTAGTTGTGGCGAAAGTGGCGAGTTGGAAACCCGCAGCTTACTACACATTTCAATTGAGGACACGGTTTATGAACCACAAGCGAAGCAGCACAAAAAGGCCACAAATCAAGAAGATCAACCTGCTCCTCTGTTAACCACCACAGCCAAAGTTGAGGCACAGATCTTTACGCAAGTTTTGAAGGTAGAACACACTCCAAAACCGAATATCCTAGCTGTAGTGGAAAAACGTAAGCTCAAACAGGAGGAAGTCAAGCACCAGCCGCCGGAACTGAAACGCCAGGCAACCGACTCCTTCGTGGTCACTGCCAACAAGTCCAATCTCGCAGAGAATCAGTATCATAGCCTGCCGGATGTTAACATAGGAGTTAGTCTGAAGGTCTGCGAGAGCATCGACAAGGAGCTTAGATCATCCTACAATcagcagaggcagcagcaacGCAAGGAAGCCAAAAAGGAGCAGCAGGTGACGCGGGCAGAAACGTACGATTCCATTAGACGTTTCGGACGCGCCCATCAAAAAGCCAGGCAAAGGGAATACCAGGAAAGGGAAAGAGAACGTGAAAAAGAAGCGTCAGCGGCTCTTCAGGAAAAGGACAAGGAAAGGGAAAGAGAAAAGCCAAAGATAAACAAGGAATTTTCCGCACAGGAGCGGCAAATTGAAGTGAAAGAGACGACAAAATCTCAAGATATAATCAAAGAAAAAGAGCAAGTTTCTAGAAAGGAAGAGGCTGAGGACGACGAGGAAGAGGAACCactgccaccaccgccgccacctTTGACCGAGGAGTCTCAACAGGAGGACACTGTAGCGGATGTAGAAGAGGAGGACAATCTGTCTGTATCCATTTCACAGCCGGAACAACCCAAGGAGGCGCCCGTCATCGAGGTGGCCAATTTCAGCAAGCTAATCGAGCGTCGTGCCCAGGAAATCCGCGAGCGACAGGAGCAAATAAAGCCATCCTTTCAAATAATCGTCACCGACGCTCAGAACAATATCATCCAGAAGGAGGCAATTCAGGAGAACAAGGAAACCAGCCAAAGGATTGAACCCAAACCCAGCCCGAAAACAAATTCTAACTCAAGCTCAACTTGTAATCTCGTTCAGCGCCCTCTTCGCCGCTCTGTGAGTTCCTCGAGTGGCAAACCGCTGGAACATCGCATCCTCAGCACTGGTGCCCCAATTTACAAGGCCCGACCTGTCAGGGTTTTGCCCTCCTCCAGCAGCGATTCGAGCTTTTCCAGGGGCAAAATGTCACGACCCCAAATACTTCATGTGGTGGATGGGCGTGGAGGAGTTGCGGGCGGAGGAGCAGGTGGCACCCTGCGAAGAAGAAGCAGTGCCAGGAGCATAGCCAGCACAATTAGCTCGCCGGGTGGTGAGGTGGCTAATGAATATCTGCAGAAAGTGGATGCAGTCCGATGCTATTGGAACAAACTTGCGGGCAATGAACCAGAAACATTAAAAACAGAGCAGCCGGCAAAGGAAACCCAGCCAGGCATTCACTTCCAGTTGGGTGGAGAGACCACAACACAAGGCACGGATAAATCCGCTGTTGGCAATGACTTCTGCAGCATGATGCCACATCCCTCAATTGAAATTGTAGAACTAGGAGAGGGTGCCCAAAAAGCCACCATTGTAAAGGCAGCTCCGGAACGAGAGGAGGATCCAGATGAGGATCAGGATCAGTTCGATCACATAAGGTATAAGGTTCTGAAGTCACAGCAACTGATTCGCAATAATTTCCTCTCGACCAGAAATAAAAAGGAGGCCCAGTTTGATGGTCTAATTCAGTACCTGCAGGAATATAGTTTCCAGGAGTTGCTGAGCAACAATAATGTGGTGATAGTTGAGCCTGTAAGGACCAAGATAGAACGACCTCTGCAGGTGGGAATTAACAGTGGTTCTACAACTACGCCTACGACTGTTCCACCCCCGAAGCCTCCACGGGTTGTTAATGCCTCTGCTTCCCAGCCACGAAAAACGCGGCAAAAACAAACGGGAGGTGCGGCTGCCAAACGACATTTCTTCTACCAACCCGTGCGGGTGAACAGAGAGCTCTACGAAGATGAGCTACCAGATCCTGACACAGTTCGCAATGTTCGTCGCTTTTTTGAGCAGAATGTCCTGCCAACTCCCGGTCAGGGATTATTGGTACAATCTCAGCAAAAGTTTGGTGGCTCAGCCTGCCAATTGAGTCCCAAGTCGAGGAGAGCTAGGGGTTACCGATACCTGACAATTGATACGAGTTATGGAGGAGCAGAAGAACAACCCAAAGGCATGGAGATGCTGGAGGAGCACAAGGCGAAGCACTGGGACAATGCCAGCCTATCAAGTGGAATTTCCAGTGGTGTTTTAAGTTCCCCCTGCGGGGAATATCATCATCAGGAATCCCCGGTGATGGCCTGCAAAGATGTCCATGTTCAGGACGTTGTTCGGAGGCACAATAGCAATGCTGCCAATGCCAAAGCTCGAGCTAAATTCGCCAGCCGACGTACCTGGTGCATGGGTGCTGGAGGACCAGGAGCAAATGAATCCCTTTATCggcaaatttatgaaaataatttggGAAATTCAGAGCAGCAGGAAAATGGAGAACATCTGGAGGAAGAGGACGACGAACAGGATGACCAGTATGAGGACGATGTGGAGCAGGACATGTGCGAGAATTATTACGTCAGCAAT GACGTGCTGGCCAAGATAAGGGAGTGCGGCTCAACTGTCACCTACTACGGAGGAAGAGTGCTGGACAAAACCGCAACCAGCACCGCAGCTCCGTCGACAAAAACCACTCAACCGATGACGGGTAGTGCCACCCGCTCCCGAATCCGTCAAATCGAGGCCTGCAATGTGTGCCTCCCGAGCGAGAGATGCGAACATCGATTGCAAACCAAACAAGCTGCAGctaagcagcagcaggactCTTATCAAG GCATCAAATTTAAGCTGGTAAAGTCGAACAGCTGCAGCAGTCGCCTGGAGTTGGCCGGAACTGGAGAAGATGAGGTCACCGCCGACAGCGAGGTGGTTCGAAAAATGGTACATCACTTTGAGGCGAATCAGACAACGGCAAGTAATGATGTCCAAGTGACCATCAACAGTCAGAGTCAGATAACGTCAACGAAAAAGGAGCCGGAGGAGGATGTGCCGCGCCGCCAAGTGACAGTAAATAATCACATCAATGTGCTTGGAGACACGATGCCCCAGGCGTCCCAGGAGAAGGCTGAAAACTTTAATGGCCGGCCGGAGGAGAATGGCTATGGCGCTGTGGAGACCGTGCCCACATACGAAAGTCAAGCCATGAACATACGCCTCGATGCGACTGAAAATAAGAATATCCTGCAAACTGCcgctgcgactgctgctgccaaCAAAGTTTGCCGCAATAAAAACGTTGACTTGGCCTACACGTTGGTGAAGACAACGACAAATTCTCCCAAGGGCAAGCCCATCGAAGCTCCGCGCCAGAAAATTGGAAAACAACTGCGCGAAGTtgaggaaaatgtggaaaaagcAGCCGTGACAAAGGCCACCATCAAGCTGACGAAGGGCGCCCCATCGCAAATCATTGTGCCCGTTGATATTCACAGTCAGGCCTCGATAGTTGCACACACTGCCCCGATTCCAGAGCGTCGACTGAGCAATGCCAGCAGCAGTAACTCGGTGGTGGACAAGACCGTAGTTCGGCATTATGTGGCCAATGATAAGAGCATCTACGAGCGGCGCAAATATGATGAGATTGAGTTCGAGGAGTTCGAGGTCTACGATCCCAGCAAGGAGCCACCACCCCAAGTGGAGGAAGGAACCGACAAAATACCCACAGATGCAGAGCTCTACGACAGCCTGGATGACAAAATGTAA